The window GCTTTCTTGGTAAAAGAAAGCCTCATTTATTTTTAATTATTCACTTCTTCGATTATCGTATTGTGGTTGGTATAAATACAGATATCAGCTGCTATGGTGAGGCTTTCTTCCACCATTTCCTTTGCTGTTAGGTTGGTGGCAAATTTCTTTAATGCCCTAGCCGCAGATTGGGCATACATACTACCGGAACCAATAGTGGCTATACCCATATCGGGCTCAATGACATCACCTGTTCCGGAAATGATCAATATATCCTCTGCGTCTGCCACGATCATCATGGCCTCCAACTTACTTAACATCCTATCCGTTCTCCATTCCTTGGCCAATTCCACTGCAGCTCTTTTCATATTATTGCTATAAGCACCCAATTTCTCTTCGAATTTTTCTAAGAGCGTAAATGCATCAGCTGTTGACCCTGCAAAACCAGTTACAATTTTACCTCCTTGCAGCTTTCTGATCTTATTCACACTGCTTTTGGCAATGGTATTTCCCATGGTTGCTTGTCCATCAGCACCAATTGCTACTTTACCTTCATGTTTTATGGCAACTACGGTAGTCGATTTGATTCTTTCCATTTTTGTTTTTAATCTACTTCTCAAAAACCATACTTAAAACAAAAAGTCCTATTTCTAGGACTTTTTGACATTATTTAATGATTGGATATGTCAGATTAACAACCTAACCGGATCTTCTAATAAACTTTTCAAAGTTTTAAGGAAGGCTGAACCTACAGCTCCATCCACCACTCTGTGGTCACAAGATAAGGTAACTTTCATAACATTGCCTATTTTGATTTCTCCATCTTTTACAATTGGCGTTTGTTTGATTCCTCCAATTGCCAGGATACATGCATCAGGTGGGTTAATAATAGCAGTAAACTCTTCTATACCAAACATCCCCAAATTAGACACAGTGAAAGTATTACCTTCCCAATCTTTTGGTTGCAATTCTTTGTTTTTAGCTTTTCCAGCCAAAGATTTGGCTTCTTGTGAAATCTGCGATAGGGACTTACTATCTGTAAATCTAATTACAGGAACCAATAAACCATCATCAATAGCTACAGCCATACCAATATGTACATGGTCATTGTATCTGATTTTGTCCTCCATCCAAGCAGAGTTAACTGCCGGGTGTTGTTTAAGCGAGGCAGCGGCGGCTTTAATAACCATATCATTAAAAGATATTTTCACAGGAGCCACTTCATTCATGCTTTTTCTAGCCTCAATGGCTTTGTCCATGTTGATTTCCATGGTCAAATAAAAATGAGGAGCAGTAAATTTACTTTCGGCGAGTCGCTTGGCAATCACCTTCCTCATTTGAGAGACTTTAACATCGGTATAGGACTCTTGACCTATAGCAACACCACTTGGTGCATCACTACTTGATGAACTGGCAGCAGTAACTTTTGAAGGATCAAAATTCTCAATGTCCTTTTTAATTATTCTGCCATTATCACCTGTACCTTTCACAAGTGAGATATCAATACCTTTTTCACTTGCCATTTTCTTGGCAAGAGGAGAGGCTTTTATTCTTCCTTTGTCCGTTGTACTGGTTGAAGAATCAGCCACTGCATTTGACGGCTTACCTTCCTCAGCTTTTGGAGCAGATTTCTCCTCTTTAACCGGTTCAGCTTTTACTTCTTCAGCACCCGATGATTTTTGTTGATGGGCTTTAAGTAAGGTTTTATAATCGGCATCTTTTTCACCAATAATGGCAATGACTCCATTTACTTCAACGGACTCACCCTCAGACACGCCAATATATAGTAGGGTTCCATCGTCATACGACTCCAGTTCCATGGTTGCTTTATCAGTTTCCACTTCGGCCAAGACATCACCTGACTTGACTTCATCTCCCTCCTTTTTCAACCAACTAGCGATGGTACCTTCTTGCATGGTGTCGCTCATCTTAGGCATGGTAATTACCGTTGCAGCAATTCCTGACACATCTATTTCAGAAGTAGTTTCTTTAGCTTTATCTTCAGACTTTTCTTCAGCTGCATCTTCCTTAGTTTCAGTAGAGGCGCTTTCCGAGCTTCCTCCTGAGTCCACATCTTTCAAGAGATCGTCTATATTCTCACCTTCTTCACCCAGAATGGCAATTACACCATTGACAGGAACAGCATCTTTTTCCTTTACGCCAATGTGAAGCAAGGTACCCTCATCGTATGATTCTAGTTCCATGGTCGCTTTATCAGTTTCCACTTCTGCCAGAATATCTCCGGGTTTTACTTTATCACCTACCTTTTTCAACCATTGAGCAATCACCCCTTCTTCCATGGTGTCGCTCATTTTGGGCATTCGTATTATTTCGGCCATAAGTTAAATTATTCGAATTCATATTTTCAGCAATCCAAAAATAGTTCTTAAAATATGTTTATTCAAATTTAATAATAGTATTTTCACGTAAGATAGAAAAGTGAATCGTGTAAAGTCATAGAATGCCAGTAGTTAAAACATCAAAATATCTCCGAAATCAACTTCTTTTTAATGGTCATTTACAAACCATATACCCTGCCATTTTCAGAAAAAAAGTTGTATTACCATTTGAAAGGGAGAGAATTAGCACTTCTGACGGGGATTTCTTGGATCTTGACTGGTTAAGAAATGGCAAAGACACTTTGGTGATTTTGAGTCATGGCCTGGAAGGAAATAGCCAAAGACCATATATGACAGGAATGGCAAAAATGTTTTTTGAATCAGGTTATGATGTTCTGAATTGGAATTTTAGAGGCTGTAGTGAATCAATGAATGCTTTACCAATCTTTTATCATTCAGGAGCTACTTATGATTTAGACCTGGTAATATCTCATGCTGCCAAAAACTATTCCAACATCCACCTTATCGGTTTTAGTTTGGGGGCTAATCTTACACTAAAATACCTCGGTGAGACCTCTTGGAAAAGTAAAATTCATATTAAAAAAGCCGTTGCCATATCCGTCCCTTTGGATTTGGGAGGTTCCTGTGATAAAATAGACGAATTTGGAAATAAATTATATGCC of the Cyclobacterium marinum DSM 745 genome contains:
- a CDS encoding YheT family hydrolase, with amino-acid sequence MPVVKTSKYLRNQLLFNGHLQTIYPAIFRKKVVLPFERERISTSDGDFLDLDWLRNGKDTLVILSHGLEGNSQRPYMTGMAKMFFESGYDVLNWNFRGCSESMNALPIFYHSGATYDLDLVISHAAKNYSNIHLIGFSLGANLTLKYLGETSWKSKIHIKKAVAISVPLDLGGSCDKIDEFGNKLYAYNFLYSLKQKIRKKALHFPEKLSIDKLSNIHSLRDFDNEFTAPLHGFKDATDYYQQCSSLYFLPQIKHPTLVLNAKNDPFLSRNCFPTNAGKYKATLYLEYPKHGGHVGFSPRTVKERFWSETRALEFIQNENIN
- the hslV gene encoding ATP-dependent protease subunit HslV, whose product is MERIKSTTVVAIKHEGKVAIGADGQATMGNTIAKSSVNKIRKLQGGKIVTGFAGSTADAFTLLEKFEEKLGAYSNNMKRAAVELAKEWRTDRMLSKLEAMMIVADAEDILIISGTGDVIEPDMGIATIGSGSMYAQSAARALKKFATNLTAKEMVEESLTIAADICIYTNHNTIIEEVNN
- a CDS encoding pyruvate dehydrogenase complex dihydrolipoamide acetyltransferase, which encodes MAEIIRMPKMSDTMEEGVIAQWLKKVGDKVKPGDILAEVETDKATMELESYDEGTLLHIGVKEKDAVPVNGVIAILGEEGENIDDLLKDVDSGGSSESASTETKEDAAEEKSEDKAKETTSEIDVSGIAATVITMPKMSDTMQEGTIASWLKKEGDEVKSGDVLAEVETDKATMELESYDDGTLLYIGVSEGESVEVNGVIAIIGEKDADYKTLLKAHQQKSSGAEEVKAEPVKEEKSAPKAEEGKPSNAVADSSTSTTDKGRIKASPLAKKMASEKGIDISLVKGTGDNGRIIKKDIENFDPSKVTAASSSSSDAPSGVAIGQESYTDVKVSQMRKVIAKRLAESKFTAPHFYLTMEINMDKAIEARKSMNEVAPVKISFNDMVIKAAAASLKQHPAVNSAWMEDKIRYNDHVHIGMAVAIDDGLLVPVIRFTDSKSLSQISQEAKSLAGKAKNKELQPKDWEGNTFTVSNLGMFGIEEFTAIINPPDACILAIGGIKQTPIVKDGEIKIGNVMKVTLSCDHRVVDGAVGSAFLKTLKSLLEDPVRLLI